TGTAGCAGGCtttctttattatgtttattacatTTGCAGATAGGCTATGGCAGTGCTTATAATGCTATGTTATACACAACATCTTGCTGTTACGTCCAACGTCCACACCGACAGGCCTAATCGCATAAACCAGAATTGTGTTACGTGAGACCGGATTTCTTGCTCCGTGTTTATTTCATAATATCAAAGCAAACCAATATTACAGTACACACATACCTTCGAAATGTCACTTTTTATCACTGCATTATATATTTCCCCCAAAGTCTGCTAGCATGTGAGTCCATTATTATATCCATCAAACGAGCGAGGCAGGCATCTTCCTCCCAAGCACGACACGGTGTGCACACTGTTTGGCACTCGATGCTAATACAGTGTGTTTACGTGCTGCATTGCTTTACCTGATGACAAATCTTACGAGGGGTTTTACACCGTATCCTAGATGGCGCTAGTCAGTAAGCGTAAGATTGGAATCAGACCTTGATTTatatgaacccagcaaacacaaaaacgttttaaataagttatattttggcttttggtttaggtaaaaacgttttaataacattaaaatgtcgggttatataaaggtcatgataacgttttaaaacgttttgtatgaaaacaaactacaacaatatttttaatgttttcaaaaaatgttattgtaaactatttttgcaaacatttttgccaaatattttgtcaatacttaaaaacattatgttaaaatatttgaacccagcaaacacagaaatgttcttaaaatgttttttcaaaacattttaataacatttaaatgtcgggttatataaaggtcatgaaaacgtttttaaaacgttattgcaaatattttgggcaaacaatttttgcaaaatattttttcaaccccaaaataacatactgtttagaatgtttggtatcaagttttcaagaatgtttttggaatgttatcaaaacgtttttatatcctttatataacccgacatttaaacgttttctgtaaatcatttttgtttgctgagcagtagattatcaaaaaatgttttttaaggttatgaaaccgttttatactcttaatataccctttatataacccgacatttaaacgttttctgacaaccttttataaccttttgcgaatgatgtcgaaaacgttttgtgtttgctgggaaggttgACGGGATAAACTGAGACCACCCCTCCCCAATAACAAATTGctgcaaaaatttattttgacacCCATGAAACCCCTTTTGCCTCAGAAAAAATGTCTGCTGTTGACactgtttgttttttttaatttaaagattCATTATTTATGTGAGCTATTTTTAAGGTGCCTcaatattgtgctatctactgaaaataaataaagtgCCTACATattttgctacctactgaagataaataaggtgcctatatattattttttcctatctactgaagataaatggtgctcatatatttgctatctactgaagataaaaaagtgcatatacatttttgctatctactgaagataaataaggTGTTTAggtatttttgctatctactgaagataaatagaTTGagtatttttgctatctactgaagataaataaagTGTCTATGagaatttgctatctaccgaagtaCCTTACGAGGGGTTTACACCGTATCCCAGATGGCGCTATTCAAGTAAGCGCAAGATTCAGGTAAGATTGGAATCAGACCCTGATTTAGGTGGATTATAGACTGACGGGATAAATCCAAGGCAATTCCTGGATTAATGACAGTGACAGTGTATAAGAAATCAGTCAAAGTCCGTCGTAGATATTGCTTATACTAGTATTTTCCTCTAATTTATGATTCGATCTTAATTAATGTCGCAGTGCAGCCCATCTcccaatctactgtagatagcacaaggtATTGATACTCACATTATAGTTGGAAGTGGGTATCAAAGGGGGCAAAGTGACTTTCAGGGTGGCAATATTTGACcttaatgataaaaaaaaccataaCAATCTCAAATTTGCACAGCAATCAAAGTGTAGGGGACTGCCTCCTTGAACCCCTTTGGCTACGTCACCGGAATGCATTGACCATGCAcgtatctacggtagatagcatttcttgaaagcattgatcatgttgatactcACATTAAAAGTAGAAAGCACTGATAACATACTGACCACGCACGAATCTACGGTAGGCCTATAGCATTTCTTGTTAGGCAGCATTGATTACATACTGACCACGTAcgtatctacggtagacagcataaGGCATTGATACTCGTATTAACAGTAGAAAGTGTTGATAACATATTAACCACGCACGTATCTACGGCAGATAGCATTTCTTGTAAGGCATTGATACTCATATTATTCAGTAGAAAGCGTTGATTAACCACGCACGTATCTACGGCAGATAGCATTTCTTGTAAGGCATTGATACTCATATTATTCAGTAGAAAGCGTTGATTAACCACGCACGTATCTACGGCAGATAGCATTTCTTGTAAGGCATTGATACTCATATTAACAGTAGAAAGCGTTGATAACATATTAACCACGCACGTATAGCATTTCTTGTAAGTACCGCGATGGTTTGGAAACatatagtctcctccgcagccaatttggttacgcgcaaccaaactggctgcggaggagacttctattcatataatgacgtcatcaGTCTGTTGCATTGAAACTCAATATTTCGCTTCGAACGCTGAAAAGGGCCGTACGCcccagcattttaccaacacaatttgttttgttttttcaggagaaatacgaataaaaaattgcaacaagtgtcaacttgtaatgtaatgttcgaatggagttaaacttgattttgcaatagatatgccctttaagcaacaaaagcaacattttcaatgggtttagggGCAACCTTTAAatctgcatctttttcattcaaaggaccaccatggcaacacattttgggccattaagacaaatgaggtataacaatAAAACTGCTTCTTTTTGctattttagttttaaaatttaatgcatagattttgagctTCTTTAGTTTATATTTAGTTATTATCTTATAATAAAGGTGGGTAATGAATTTCTGTGACGTGTTTTGATGTGAGGAAATTTATACATGTATGCGGTGACATGAAAGTTCCTTTTTCTTGGTTAGCTATGAATATTTATTTTTCGACTATTTATTATGACGTATCTATAATGAAAGCGACCATGGGAGAGTTTTTATCAAACCATTCAATCATCCTCTGGATGTTTGATGAGTGGTTGTCATTAATTCTTCAATTAGATCGGATGCATTATAGGTATGTTCCATAATTTGGTCACATTACCTTTTAAAGACTGTTAAAAATTGTAAGTCTATGAAAATATATTGCAATACAACAAATCATTGcgcctttttttgtttttgttttttgttgattttttacCCTTTTACCCGAATATATTAATTCACATATACTGCACGCAAGTACctgaatatataattataagaAATTTCCTaacagaaattctattgaaaccCTGAGGTTCATTATTTACAtagttctaaaacaaatccaatatAAAATAGATGATGTTGACATATATCAATGAGCTTTATGTGCTGTAACacagtactttctcaaattgaaggCTTGAGCTtagacgtctgttgcttcctgttggtagctgacgtaggtggcgctgtgAGTAactggtcatagatgtgcggaaggatgtagtttccacaatccctgttgagtgtattaGCCTGCCCCTCTTTCGTGATTCCTTTATGTGCCTTCTTTTCCCGTTGgtttcaatgtctcttattttggctTCGTCCCATCTGATCACGTGATTGACTTCAGCGACATGGTCCGTAAGAGCGGATTTCCTAGGGGCGTATATGTTTTTCTTTGTGCCCTGGCTACATCTGATTCAGATTTGTGCTCTTTCATTCTCGTACCAAAGAGTCTTGAAGTTTCACCGATGTAAGATTTTGGGTAACCTAAGCATGGAATTTCATAAACACAATCTGATGTAGTTTTGATGTCCGGTTATCTTTGGGGTGAACTAGATGGTTTCTGAGCGTTTTATGTGGTTTGAAATTTGCTTGGTAACCGTGCTTCTTTAAAATTCTCTTTGACTTTTCCGAGAGACTCTGTTTGTACGGGAGACAATCCGCGGCTTTTGGTTTGCTACTGATCTTTGACTATTGGCTTGCTCGGTTTCGTAACAGATTTagaaactacttccttccgcacatctatgatcagttactaacagcgccacctacgtcagctaccaacatgAAGCAATAGACgtctaaggtcaaagctggtcattcaattctatattggatttgttttagaactaTGCAGATAATgttaatggacaatcctgataAATCTATTTGCGGACCTGAGGTTCATTACTTCATGAACTTATTGGTTTATAAACTGTTTACAGATTCTGTTCCATCCACTGGCGAGATTCGTCCATCATAGGATCGTTTTGCTGAATTTGCTCAATGACATTGCTACCCACAAAGACAATTTTATCTTCGGCATCGATGATAATAATGCGATCTGGATGAGAGCTGTAGGTTATTGCGAAGTTGTTATCCATTGTGTCGAGAACGAGACGTACTTTGGAGTTGTCTGATGGGTTGGTTGTAAACGTGTTGTGAACGGAATCAATGTCTATCAGATCTCTGCgaatacaataatatttaataaaatgaGCATTAAACGCATGACAGGGGGGATGGTACTAATTTACTGTTTTGTATTAGCCACAAACCTATAGAGAATATTGGTGGCTAGATCTCAACAAAGTGAGAtatgttatgaataattcacatcaactcttactcgaTCGGCCCATGTGAtcgaggtcaccacataaaggtgtcatAAGTTTACCGAATCATACCTGTTGAAGAGATTAAAAACGCCCTCTCTCACGGCCACGACGGTCGGACttggggtcaactactatgatcccggCAAGCGGCAGTGATTGTTTTCCCAAGGAAGTCttctaatttgataagggaatctATTTTTGCtaaagtaatgtcgaaattatgACTTAAGTGTCAACAATACGAAGGAAATGCATGACAGGTATAAGATACGCTCGTATGAAATATACAAGTAAGTATTTGGAGTCACAAAACATGTGACACCTCACGTGATCTTGCATTATGGCGTCGTATTTGTCTATGTAGCTCTATGTGTTTGTATTCATATCCTCGTGTAAAAAGAATACCAATCTTCACTATTCAGATAGAATAGTATTTAGCTCctggcatgaattattgattttataagtagGTAAAGAAGATCACACAATATTGACTACGGTGTGAGAGTAAAGCACCAATGTACCAAAACGTCTGACTGAGGTCACACGGAGGTGGCAGTGACGTGGCCGGCATTCCCGGTGAGATCATGTGGGCAGCCTGGTGGTTTTAAGATTGGCGGCTGGTTTACATGTAGTTAATTGTCATTTGTATACTAGATCGTTATTCATCTTGGTCAATAAATGATGATAAATCGTGTTTTGTTGTACATCTATCTATTAGAATTCAATATTCTTTGATAGAATTCTATCATTCAGATGGGGTGATGCAGCAGAATTTGACACTACTAGATTTAGCTGGATTCCACCGGCCCGAGCTCGGCACTTTAGATGCTAAAGAGTCACATGCAAACTTGAAGTTTACACACAATAAATTGGTTACATCTATTTTGACCAGTTTTTACAACAGCTATTTAATTGCGCATTTAACCCAACCAGAAATGATGGTCTGACCCAACATAGAATTTGAGTCAAGCTCTGTCTGCAGACATTATTAGCGCCCTCAAGCAAGATCAAGACATCATTTTAATAACTATACGCTATTATTCTAATGCAATTGTGACATCCGGATTTCTATAAAATTCTTGCGCATGGTAAAGAATCGTTTTAAAAAGGAGCTTAATCGATCTATAGGATATAGCACGTGCCAAGATGGTCTGGTTAAATCTgagggttttgtttgtttgtttgcttgttcgtTTGCTTTACACACGACATGTGGCAGAGGCTTTGTTGCTGCAGCATTTGTCGTTACGAATTCGACATCGGGCTGATGTCCAAAGTCGTTTGCGCCCAGAGTCGACAGCGCGCAGCGACCAAGGGTCAATATAGAAACACAACACAGAAAGAAACTCTCCACTTGCATAGACAATCATAAATCTTAACCTGctcatgttatgacaatttgattgacacaGTCGTATGTAGCATCTTGTTAACTCCAATTTGACtgcatttgctaccaaaagctctaaattgacaaagattgtcaccagttttttaaatttggtgcatttttaaaagttggAATTCTAGACATTGCCAAGTCAAGTATTTCATACTAGTTCCAATCTTTTTTAATTTAGaacttttggtagcaaatgtggcatcaaatgttttgtaatttggggggggggggggatttttggaACTCTTTAGATGTGTACCTTGCAGCTTGGATCCTATCTTCAATTGTTTTATGTTGCGCCATGAAGCTAAACATTTCTCCAAAGTTCCATTTTTCCTTTGGATGGGCTTCCGCCTGGTAGACGCAGAGGAAGTTGGCCCTATCTTGGTAGTCGGCGAAAAGTTTCGCCATAGAACCACTCAAAACACAGGCCTGTTATACATTTATTTACGAAACAAATGCAAAAATCGAGTCAAAATATTTATACCACagttaaacataaataaaacacatatattgaatattataaactaagatatgacattttaaaaaagcgaccctatttttcagatttttaggtcggttgatattaatattttttttctaccccatgtaacaatatttttaatattttgatcgaaccaatgtcttaaaggagtatttcgtgatcctagcatcctctttttatgatatttttcagtacatatccacgaaaaaagcatattcccaaaatttcagttgattccgatattgcgtttgcgagttatgcatgtaatttcgttctggtgcaccagaacgaaattcaaatttcatgatatctttgctaaacgaattaatctgcaagaaatattttgtacataaacattatgtagcaggtttccagtgatataaaaatctcaactttttttgagaaaagtggggggatgaggctgtggatcacgaaatgcccctttaaataaagattaaatttttatataaatttgattttttggaataagttaagacaaacttgagagatatgaactcctgaacagcgccattccgaatttcagccgacattCGCGCCTCCAGTtgcggccatgatattgttccgagagcCTATGACCCATGTAcgattcgattcggaacattttctgaacagatttgtaatgttgagcttctgaacagatttgtaatgttgagcttctgaacagatttgtaatgttgagcttctgaacagatttgtaatgttgagcttctgaacagatttgtaatgttgagctcctattctatcgtttttatcgaAACAACCACTCTGAAACAACCAAGAGTCATTCAAATtcggttccctcgggacgccgatatattccgcataggcgctattttttaccgggactatgttacaccaaatgcggaaggatttagtgtaatTACCTGAAATGGGGGTCAGGAGAGAGACGAAGCAATGATCACCAATGGTTGGGATTGGCGAGTACGAAGTGTTGAGAGAGGAGTGATCTCTTTTGTTTCTGCTGACACCAAGGCAATATCTGGACGGACAGAACCAATTTCTGGCGGTTTCTTTACAATATCAGAAAACCTTACGATGTGATGGAGTTCGGCGACGACCTGTGCAAAATAAGAAACTTAACATTAACAATCACAAACTGCATCAACATACATGTAGCAGGCTCTAGCCAGGGCCACTCGGCTTCTTGTTTGCAACTAAATAAGCAAATATGACGTATAAAGATGACTGCTATTCATCTGTGTGTGTGAAAGTAATATTCTTTAGCAAACGAATTCATATTAAAAATGCTTTAAGAGTGTCCGAGTAATTTCGAAATTTGATTCATGTACGTTTTATTGCGTTTATCAGGATGGTATCAGGATTGTATTTACTTTGATCTTATCTAGCATTAGAAGCACAAcataacacggttgtttgatgtatatagaattggcttcattattaagcaaATGCAatctataggtggcgctatttatcctaaatcatatttcgtaaggggtaggtaatcaatactgccattaaaacagatggaattaTATAGGTGAAACAagtaacaaagaaattttataaacatatttcatccaaaaataataggaattatttgtattaaagcttgaaagagtaatttgcattaactaaatagcgccaccaatcttgtcataaaatatacattttataccCGAAAAAGCTTTACAAAACGctttgaaagtgaataatgttgtaaataacgggaaattaaagttgaaaatttaATTTCC
This DNA window, taken from Amphiura filiformis chromosome 16, Afil_fr2py, whole genome shotgun sequence, encodes the following:
- the LOC140172628 gene encoding type I iodothyronine deiodinase-like, producing MAKLFADYQDRANFLCVYQAEAHPKEKWNFGEMFSFMAQHKTIEDRIQAARDLIDIDSVHNTFTTNPSDNSKVRLVLDTMDNNFAITYSSHPDRIIIIDAEDKIVFVGSNVIEQIQQNDPMMDESRQWMEQNL